TTGATGAACGGATTCCCATTCTGCAAAACACAATACTTATACTCTACAGATGTTCCCTTTTTTAATTCCAGTATAGCTGTCCAGTTTTCCCCGTCATAAGTCTGGAATCTGAGTGTTTTTTCTTTAGGCTCACCTTGTGTATAAAGGATAGCTATACTTTGACCCATTTGGGTTTTATAGTGTAAGTGCAGATGCAGTATCATATATCTGATTTTGACAAGCAAATATATAAAACAAAAAGCCACAAACTTGTGAGATGGTGGCTTTTATTTAGAGTACTGAATTTTTTCGAAATAATTTCACTTCAATTATATGAAATATAATTTTGAAGAATACTATTTGTATTATAATATCAACTTAAATAGAGATTCTAATAGAAACTAAATAGTAGTAAATATTATGTAGAAACTGATTTTGTACATTTTCCTTTATTGTCACAAGCTGTGCAAATATGTCCTACGGGCATACACTTTGGAGTATCAGAGCAATCAGTAGTTGTGCATGTAATTTTAGTATCAACTAATGCATTTCCGTCCTGGTCAATAAGTACAGCTCTCACTGATTTAACTCCTTCGCCTTTAGCAACCAAATAATAATTGTTTTCAAAATTTTCGACTAATAACTCAGTAAGTATTAACGTTATCTCTATTTCCGAGAGTAAAGCATTCCATTCATTTAAAATGACTTCATTCGAGACAGTAATTGTGACAGTGTTATTCATATGAACTCCAATAAAATTGGGTTGTACATTTGATCTTGTTTCTGTCTTACCATCCTGCTTGACAGATTGAACATCGTTCGAACAAGAACTAAATAAAAGTAAAAATAAACCTAGAAACGTTAAACTTAAAAGATTTTTCATTGGTTATGATTTTTTGGCTGACTAGCAGTTCCCACCATTTGCTCAATTGAGCTAAAAACTATTTTTATTAACTTTTTTAGAAATTTTCACCACTTAATAGTAATAATTTTAAAATATCTTTGCCTTTTTACGTAGCCATATTTAAGCACAAATCAATTTAGAATGCATATTTATTATCTTTTCATCTATATGTCAAATAATTCCTTTTAAAGTTTTCAGAACATTCTACTTTATATTAAAGCTAATAGACTCTAATTCAATCGATTTTAATCACATTCTCAGAACAAAGTAACAACTATTATTTTAAAAATAAAAATAAAAATAAAAATAAATTATATGTATATATATTGATATTCAGATAATTACATTCATAAATTTAAAAGTATTATTAGATATAGGTTATTAAAGTAATCATAATTCCAAAATAAAAAACATATTTGTATTTTTAATTTCTATTAAAAATTAGGTGAGAATCAATACTTACGCATTAAATATTTATTTAAACCAAATCAGCCAGACCCTTTGGTGCCACTTCTATGTAAGCACATTTTAAAGCGTCATGTATAAATTCCAAGCTTATGTTTTGCAATTCAAAAAAAGTCCAGCCCTGCCCACCCCATTTATTGGGTACCAGATACACAGATCCTTTTGACATACTACTAAAAACAGATTGATCTTCTAAAGATAATTTAAGACAGGCTTTTTGATCTTTTTCTTCATAAGTAACAAATATTTTTTTGCGAACCCGAAAGGAAGTCTTTTCAAAGTGTGGCTCTTCTGTTGCTTCCGGAAAAGACAGCGCAATTTCTTTTAATTGTGAAAAATTTACCATTAAGACATAATAATCTTTGATAAAAAAGTGATTTAAGACACCATGTTGATTGAAAAAAAACTTTCACAATTCAATATAAAGCCTTAAATCACGTAACTTTTATTGAATCTATTTGCGACCCAATAATTTATTAAACAAGGCTTTCATTCCCATTCCTGCAAGGTCATCCATGACACTACCATCACCATCTTTATCCAGCATTTTGGTAAAAATACTTGAATTGGGTTGTTGCTTATTGACCGTTTTAGTAGAATTCAGCACCAGATCCATTAAACCACCCGGACTATCTCCCGTCTGTGACTTTTCTTTTCCAAGGAAACCCATAATGATGGGTGCAAGCGTAATCATCAATTGGGTTACTTTTCCTACATCCAGACCACTTTGTTTGGATATAGTTTCTACAGCATTATTTTGCTGACCTCCAAGAATATGTTTTAGTATCCCTGCACCGTTGATTGTACTTTCATTGGTTGGCTTTACTTGACCGGACAAAAAACCACCCAGGTCATTCAGGATACTTCCATCATGATCTCTGTTCAAGGCTGATAATAATGCTCCTGCCCCTTCAGGCTTAGCTACATTACGAGCCAATGCATTCATAATGGTGATGACAGTGCCGTCTACCGCTGTTTGAGCTTGTTCCGGATTATTCACACCCAACTGTTTTGTAAGTTGTGAAACGAGAACATCTTTCATTTGTCCCTGAAGTAAATCTGTAATATTCATTTTTTATAAATTTGTGATGTGATAATGAAGTACAAGTATCGATAAATTTAAAGAAATACAGTCAAATACGATAATTAAATTTAATCCAAAAGCTGAAATTACTTTAAAATCCTATATTGAGACTCAAATTTAATGCAATGTCACATCCTAAAAATCAATGAAAATAGTATTAGCGGATCATCCTCATAAATGAACCTAAAAGCCAGTTTGGTTCTGACTTGGTAATGTTGTCCAAGGCAGTACCTGCCCTTTCTGAAATGGTATGCAGATCCTTTACCATTTTACCAAATTCTTTGGAAGAATCATCTGAAAAATCAGCGCTATCAAGTTCAGAAAGTAATTCCAACATCGGGTCAAGTTCCTTTTTCTTTCGCTGTTTTATGATGCGTTGCAGTATTTTCCATGAATCTTTTTCTGCAATAAAATACTCTTTTCGCTCTCCCTGGATTGTATCTTTCTGAATCAGGCCCCAATCGATCAATGTCCGTAGAGTCATATTGGTATTACCACTGGAGATTTTTAATCTTTCTGCAATCTGATCAGCACAAAGTGGTTTATCGGACACTAAAAGTAAACCATGAATCTGACCTACTGTTCGATTTACACCCCAGTTGATGCCAAAGTTTCCCCATGCTTTGATAAATTTTTCTTTTGCATCTTCTGGAG
The genomic region above belongs to Saprospiraceae bacterium and contains:
- a CDS encoding ArsR family transcriptional regulator, which translates into the protein MTPEDAKEKFIKAWGNFGINWGVNRTVGQIHGLLLVSDKPLCADQIAERLKISSGNTNMTLRTLIDWGLIQKDTIQGERKEYFIAEKDSWKILQRIIKQRKKKELDPMLELLSELDSADFSDDSSKEFGKMVKDLHTISERAGTALDNITKSEPNWLLGSFMRMIR
- a CDS encoding DUF937 domain-containing protein; its protein translation is MNITDLLQGQMKDVLVSQLTKQLGVNNPEQAQTAVDGTVITIMNALARNVAKPEGAGALLSALNRDHDGSILNDLGGFLSGQVKPTNESTINGAGILKHILGGQQNNAVETISKQSGLDVGKVTQLMITLAPIIMGFLGKEKSQTGDSPGGLMDLVLNSTKTVNKQQPNSSIFTKMLDKDGDGSVMDDLAGMGMKALFNKLLGRK
- a CDS encoding MmcQ/YjbR family DNA-binding protein — its product is MVNFSQLKEIALSFPEATEEPHFEKTSFRVRKKIFVTYEEKDQKACLKLSLEDQSVFSSMSKGSVYLVPNKWGGQGWTFFELQNISLEFIHDALKCAYIEVAPKGLADLV